atcagctgtaaaatacactaaaaacaattatctatcatccaatttgtttctcgtctcttggttacctcgttaggcttccttatccttgaaaatattggttttaatatttctggtgtcagtatacccctcgatttcaataaaaaaaaaatggtaaaacgaacctcaagagaatcatataaataaaaaaaaaggttgttgtgttacctaactattactaaggggtattagaacacatctcttaaataaatgtgttttgtttattttaagaattttaagaaTTTAAACTACAGTAACatatatggtgttacgggtcaatttcgacccatatatatttacttcaagaaaaaggctaaaaagtattttttccagCAACagaaacaaccaatcaagcaaatgaaaccacgaGAAATAGAtgactagttccaaaactaataaaaaaaaacaaaatcagagtggcaaaaagtgacacttttagtgtccgtcttttgtttgttttttgtacaggataacaaggtaaaatgagaatccactaaagctcacatgattgggagaggagctggctgtcagtgtgttcagttttggctctaatcattgctttatcatcttatttttataaccgggtcgaaaccgaccctaacaacaccaagggcatagtttctaccagagcattttataatttagtgaaaaaaatgtaaatgttttattttgtcgacaaagaggttcctgacaaagtcaaaaagctttgatgcaaaaaaaaataaatgtacgtggtgtttttatgcatttaaaaactagaACGCGTCGGTGCCGACCCTATAAGAACGTGATACGACATCATAAAAGCAGATTGAAGCACTACTTATGGAGTCAAAATTCAGGTTATCAGTTCTTCCGAACAGAAAAGTGTTTTTTCTGGACAAAAATAACAAAGGTGAAGGTAGACGCTATGTCCGACCCCAACCCCCGTCCTTTCAGTGCCAGGATGCCACATTCATTTCTGTCAATAAATCATTTGAAGTTATACCCCAACAGGATCATGGAGTCCAATCCAGGCAAATTCTACATTCTCCTCTTCAATCAGTCCAAGAACCAGAAGATTTTCCAGGTAACTGTGGATGGAGACCAGGTTCCcacccaaagatttgcaagtTTTCTAATGGCAAAAACAGGGTCAGAAACAACCGTAAATCAAACATTAGATTCCCTGATTGTAATAGTCTTTTACAAATGTTTCCAGCTTCAACTACTATGTGGAGTGAATGCATACCTCAGCTTCGACGAATGGCTTAGTCTCGTGGCGGAAGATGTAACAGTAACCATCCAACTGAGTCCAGCCCTTGGGACAGCAGCCACCACCTGCAAGACATTCCTTCATCTATATCGACTAAACCCAAACCAAGAAAGTGTGCATTTGAATATAAGTCATAGCTACCAACCATTTTTAACTGGAAGAGAAGTAGAAGACTGTGGAGAAGAAGAAAACACTTGTTTCAAACACTGCAGTATGAAGATATCCTTATCGACGCAACCCGATTTGGATTCAATGGCGGCAACTAGTCTAAAACTGTCATTACGTCTGTGATATGACTGTTAATTGCTTTGGGTTTTTGATCGCAGCGTCGTTAGTACACCCGGTTTCTCTTAAGATCTCCCTGACTCACCTTAAAATAACTATTTTCCAACAGACCTGGTATACAACTATGCTTTTTCCATGAAACTAAATGAATCTCATTTTTGCAACTCGACAATAATTGGGGCTCCCTTAACCACCTGATGGCGCCAGACACTCACAATGCATAACTTACAGAGCTTTGATGAGAATAAAATGAGCTAAGCTGCCGTTTAACCACGGGAATGCAACGAAAACGATCTTGGGCAGTTAAA
The DNA window shown above is from Nerophis ophidion isolate RoL-2023_Sa linkage group LG06, RoL_Noph_v1.0, whole genome shotgun sequence and carries:
- the LOC133554110 gene encoding low affinity immunoglobulin epsilon Fc receptor-like, encoding MAFALRVFFLLCGISGLMSGVSSTSLPVKNGGGCCPKGWTQLDGYCYIFRHETKPFVEAEKTCKSLGGNLVSIHSYLENLLVLGLIEEENVEFAWIGLHDPVGHGVFQWTDGAFFGYDNFPKGQPNDNGDCVVIYRAGDWFAKDCSFPMPFVCILDTDCCGGR